The proteins below come from a single Ictalurus furcatus strain D&B chromosome 27, Billie_1.0, whole genome shotgun sequence genomic window:
- the LOC128602830 gene encoding CD276 antigen homolog isoform X1, with protein MHSASKAGELFLKNTYSSVMGIRSWIFFTFLLLIHTVSVQSVRVEGFIGESVTLPCSFGQKPQTVFWRNDDSRVVCDIIRGEADFSEQDPVYKDRVEISQSEIEKGNFSIMLSNVKESDSGQYTCIVPNSKTLTLELTVKEKPTTTERKNPTPLTDESPTRADGPLTFLLGCALLFNLTF; from the exons ATGCATTCTGCTTCGAAAGCtggagaactttttttaaaaaacacgtATTCCAGTGTAATGGGAATAAGAAG CTGGATTTTCTTCACCTTCCTGCTTCTGATACACACAG TGTCGGTGCAGAGTGTCCGTGTTGAAGGTTTTATAGGAGAATCAGTTACCTTACCGTGTTCATTTGGCCAGAAGCCGCAGACTGTGTTTTGGCGAAACGACGACAGCAGGGTGGTGTGTGACATCATTCGCGGTGAAGCAGATTTCAGTGAGCAGGATCCAGTCTATAAAGACAGGGTTGAAATTTCTCAATCAGAAATTGAAAAGGGGAATTTCTCCATCATGCTGAGCAACGTGAAGGAATCTGATTCAGGACAGTACACCTGCATCGTCCCAAACAGCAAGACCCTGACACTAGAACTAACTGTTAAAG AGAAACCAACcacaacagagagaaagaacccAACCCCACTAACAGATGAATCTCCGACACGAGCAGACGGTCCGTTAACGTTCCTGCTGGGATGTGCTCTGCTCTTCAACTTAACCTTCTGA
- the LOC128602830 gene encoding CD276 antigen homolog isoform X2 produces the protein MKLHAHWNLLSWIFFTFLLLIHTVSVQSVRVEGFIGESVTLPCSFGQKPQTVFWRNDDSRVVCDIIRGEADFSEQDPVYKDRVEISQSEIEKGNFSIMLSNVKESDSGQYTCIVPNSKTLTLELTVKEKPTTTERKNPTPLTDESPTRADGPLTFLLGCALLFNLTF, from the exons ATGAAGCTGCATGCACACTGGAATTTATTGAG CTGGATTTTCTTCACCTTCCTGCTTCTGATACACACAG TGTCGGTGCAGAGTGTCCGTGTTGAAGGTTTTATAGGAGAATCAGTTACCTTACCGTGTTCATTTGGCCAGAAGCCGCAGACTGTGTTTTGGCGAAACGACGACAGCAGGGTGGTGTGTGACATCATTCGCGGTGAAGCAGATTTCAGTGAGCAGGATCCAGTCTATAAAGACAGGGTTGAAATTTCTCAATCAGAAATTGAAAAGGGGAATTTCTCCATCATGCTGAGCAACGTGAAGGAATCTGATTCAGGACAGTACACCTGCATCGTCCCAAACAGCAAGACCCTGACACTAGAACTAACTGTTAAAG AGAAACCAACcacaacagagagaaagaacccAACCCCACTAACAGATGAATCTCCGACACGAGCAGACGGTCCGTTAACGTTCCTGCTGGGATGTGCTCTGCTCTTCAACTTAACCTTCTGA